From one Coffea eugenioides isolate CCC68of chromosome 11, Ceug_1.0, whole genome shotgun sequence genomic stretch:
- the LOC113752922 gene encoding stress-induced protein KIN2-like: MDNSQNASYQAGQAKGQMQEKGSQMMDKASNAAQSAKESMQEAGQQAKATAQGAVDTVKNATGMNK; encoded by the exons ATGGATAATTCACAAAACGCAAGTTACCAAGCCGGTCAGGCCAAGGGCCAAATGCAG GAAAAGGGAAGCCAAATGATGGATAAGGCAAGCAATGCGGCTCAATCAGCTAAGGAATCCATGCAAGAG GCAGGGCAGCAAGCGAAGGCCACGGCTCAAGGAGCAGTCGATACTGTTAAAAATGCGACGGGGATGAACAAATGA